The Impatiens glandulifera chromosome 3, dImpGla2.1, whole genome shotgun sequence genome contains a region encoding:
- the LOC124932222 gene encoding transcription factor Pur-alpha 1: MEGTSGGGGGGGGGGNDVELLSKTLQVEHKLFYFDLKENPRGRYLKISEKTSSTRSTIIVPSNGISWFLDLFNYYVSSEDQEIFSKELQLDTKVFYFDIGENRRGRFLKISEASVSRSRSTIIVPAGSVCDEGWVAFRKILAEINEASGLFVLPSNQQNSEGSGSEHLVGLSDDVGAGFISGNSSQPPSVAAATATATTATDQSVDLPPSDEIGNLAVSKVIRADQKRFFFDLGNNNRGHFLKISEVAGSDRSSIILPLSGLKQFHEMVGHFVEITKDRIEGMTGANVRTVESTQR; the protein is encoded by the exons ATGGAGGGAACTtcaggcggcggcggcggtggaggaggaggaggcaaTGATGTGGAGCTTCTCTCCAAAACGTTACAGGTCGAACACAAGCTCTTCTACTTCGATTTGAAGGAGAATCCTCGCGGCCGTTATCTCAAGATATCCGAGAAGACCTCTTCCACCAGGTCCACCATTATAGTCCCCTCCAATGGAATCTCATGGTTTTTGGATCTCTTCAATTATTACGTCAGCTCTGAAGACCAAGAGATCTTCAGCAAGGAACTTCAGCTAGATACTAAG GTCTTTTACTTTGACATAGGGGAAAATAGAAGAGGTCGCTTTCTCAAG ATTTCTGAAGCTTCAGTTAGCAGAAGCCGCAGCACCATCATTGTTCCTGCTGGTAGTGTTTGTGACGAAGGGTGGGTAGCTTTCAGGAAAATCTTAGCTGAGATAAATGAAGCATCAGGACTCTTCGTCTTGCCATCAAATCAG CAAAACTCTGAAGGCAGCGGCTCAGAACATTTGGTTGGACTCTCAGATGATGTAGGGGCTGGCTTTATTTCTGGGAACAGCTCACAACCTCCATCAGTAGCAGCAGCAACAGCAACAGCAACAACAGCAACTGATCAATCAGTTGATTTACCTCCATCTGATGAAATTGGTAACTTAGCTGTCTCAAAAGTGATAAGGGCTGATCAAAAGAGATTCTTCTTTGATCTTGGAAACAACAACAGGGGTCACTTCTTAAAAATTTCTGAG GTGGCAGGTTCCGATAGATCCTCCATCATTCTTCCTCTGTCGGGGCTAAAGCAGTTCCATGAGATGGTTGGTCATTTTGTGGAGATAACCAAGGATCGAATTGAAGGAATGACTGGTGCTAATGTTCGGACAGTTGAATCGACTCAGagatga